From the Melospiza georgiana isolate bMelGeo1 chromosome 4, bMelGeo1.pri, whole genome shotgun sequence genome, the window tcccagcccaggtgggTATTGGAGGTCCCAGCACCAGGGGTGTGTCGGGGTCCCAGCCCCGGGGGTCCCCTCCCGCCCCCTCTCTGTCTCACCTGGCGTCTGCTGGGGTTTGTCCGGGCGGGTGCGGGACCGCACGGAGCAGGCGGGGGCCGAGGGCAGGGTCACCCTGGTTGCCTGCTCCGGGGAATAATAGGCTGCAAGGGGCGAGCGGGGTCAGCGCCGTGAGCTGCGGGCACCGCGCGGGGCTCCcgccgccggggctgcggccaCTCACTCACTGCTCACTCACTCACTGCTCACTCACTCACTGCTCACTCACACACTGCTCACTCACTGCTCACTCACACACTGCTCACTCACTGCTCACTCACTCACTGCTCACTCACTCActgctcactcactcactcactcactgcTCACTCACACacccctcactcactcactgcTCACTCATTCGCTATTCACTCACTCACTACTCACTCACACacccctcactcactcactcactgcTCACTCACACacccctcactcactcactgcTCACTCATTCGCTATTCACTCACTCACTACTCACTCACACacccctcactcactcactcactgcTCACTCACACacccctcactcactcactgcTCACTCATTCGCTATTCACTCACTCACTACTCACTCACACacccctcactcactcactaCTCACTCATTCGCTATTCACTcgctcactcactcactcactcactaCTCACTCATTCGCTATTCACTCACTCACTCCTCACTCACTCACACTCAgtccctcactcactcactctcACACTCCTCGCTCACTCACTCCTCACTCACTCACACacccctcactcactcactaCTCACTCATTCGCTATTTACTCACACACTCCTCACTCTCACACTCCTCACTCACTCCTCACTCCCTCACCCTCACACTGCTCGCTCACCTGGCCCGGGGGTGTCGCTGgcccgccgctcccggggccgGCCGCCCATGGTGAAGGCGGGCCCGCGCTCGGGGCCGCGGGCGGTGCAGCCGGCGGGCACCAGGTACTGCGGCCCGGGCGAGCGCTGCTCCTCGGGGCCCTCCAGCCTCATCCCGAAGCTGTAGGCGGGGGCGCGGCGGCCGGAGGGGTCGCGCCGGTCTTCGGCGGGGGCGCGGCGGCCGGAGGGGTCGCGCCGGTCTTTGCCTGGGGGCGGGCAGGGGCTCGGTGGGACTCGGCGCCCCCGGCCCCCGTCCCCCGcgggccccgcggccccgcacTCACCGATGCCGCCGGGGACGCCGTTCTTGGGCCCGGGGCTGCCGTACACGGCCGAGGCGGGTCCCCGGGGCCGGTGCGGCCTCCAGGGGCCCCCCCAGCCGTGGTTCCTCATGGGGGGTTCCGCCGGGGGCGCCTCGGGCTCGGGGGGAGACGCGGGTGCCCCCAGCGCGGCGGCCCGGGGCGAGCGCAGCGGCGCCGGCATGCGGGGACGGCCGTGTTGGTGGCGGCGGCGCCCCGGTGACGAGTGACTccgcggggccgcgggcggcggcggcggcccgggGGTGGC encodes:
- the CIMAP1B gene encoding outer dense fiber protein 3B, with amino-acid sequence MRNHGWGGPWRPHRPRGPASAVYGSPGPKNGVPGGIDRRDPSGRRAPAYSFGMRLEGPEEQRSPGPQYLVPAGCTARGPERGPAFTMGGRPRERRASDTPGPAYYSPEQATRVTLPSAPACSVRSRTRPDKPQQTPGPATYQLPPVVGPRLVDKTSTPQYTMAGRGRSIFDDDKNTPGPNTYCIVDTNLYMERAPRCTIVGRTPSRLTPNTPSPSDYYPKPDRKQGQTFGVRHAECVVPVMDLQP